Proteins from one Pelosinus sp. IPA-1 genomic window:
- a CDS encoding ABC transporter ATP-binding protein — protein sequence MVYEEESISVRNLKKFFHTNSGLVTALDDISLSIGNGEFFCIVGPSGCGKTTLLRILAGLDDHSSGNIFIKKNHEHRPINSMVFQEQSIFPWMTVIDNVSYGLRMRNIPKKDRYEIAQHYIEMIGLSKFIHAYPSQLSGGMKQRVSVARAFANDPEILLMDEPFGALDEQNRILLQQELLRIWEESRKTTVFITHSIDEALCLGDRVMVMTANPGKVKTIINIDLPRPRNISDIRTSLQYNQLFQSIWLILRDEVINSKNGLSVK from the coding sequence ATGGTTTATGAAGAAGAAAGCATCTCAGTTCGAAATCTAAAAAAATTTTTTCACACTAATTCTGGTTTGGTGACCGCCTTAGATGATATTTCCCTCTCTATTGGCAACGGAGAATTCTTCTGTATTGTTGGGCCTAGCGGATGTGGAAAAACAACATTACTCCGAATCTTAGCCGGCCTCGATGATCACTCAAGCGGCAATATTTTCATTAAAAAAAACCACGAACACCGACCAATTAATTCTATGGTATTTCAAGAACAATCTATTTTTCCCTGGATGACAGTGATTGACAATGTGTCTTATGGACTGCGCATGCGGAACATACCCAAAAAAGACCGATATGAAATAGCGCAGCACTATATTGAAATGATTGGCCTTAGTAAGTTTATTCACGCCTATCCTTCTCAATTGTCAGGCGGTATGAAGCAACGAGTTAGCGTAGCTCGCGCCTTTGCCAATGATCCCGAAATTTTATTGATGGATGAACCCTTCGGAGCCCTAGACGAACAAAATCGAATCCTTTTACAGCAAGAGTTATTACGAATTTGGGAAGAAAGCCGAAAAACGACTGTATTTATCACACATAGTATAGATGAAGCCTTGTGCCTAGGTGATAGAGTTATGGTCATGACCGCCAACCCAGGCAAGGTCAAAACTATAATAAATATTGACCTCCCCCGCCCACGAAATATATCAGATATCCGTACCTCCCTTCAATATAATCAATTATTTCAGTCCATTTGGCTCATTCTTCGCGATGAAGTTATTAATAGCAAAAATGGGCTTTCTGTGAAATAA
- a CDS encoding LysR family transcriptional regulator: MEFRQLKTFVTVVKMLSFTKAANELGYAQSTITNQIQALEEEFCTMFFERLGKQIKLTKDGEHLYAYAEQILKLSDEAKDLISSSLIPKGSLTICTAESLCTHRLPEVFKTFRARYPNVEIDIRFDACSEYRTHLRKNTIDIVLFLDVPFNEADLVTHILFEEPMAVIAAPNHPLAKKTQVLPQDINGQALVLTDLGCSYRRIFESILAQAGAKPASILTFSGNEVIKKFVSDGWGIGFLPQVAVKQEIISQQLIELPWAGTPFNIQTQLIYHKDKWISPALRAFIDITLTTFKNR, encoded by the coding sequence ATGGAATTTCGCCAACTAAAAACTTTTGTTACAGTAGTCAAAATGTTGAGTTTCACCAAAGCCGCCAATGAATTAGGTTACGCCCAGTCTACCATTACCAATCAAATTCAAGCATTGGAAGAAGAGTTTTGCACAATGTTCTTTGAACGCTTGGGTAAACAAATCAAATTAACCAAAGACGGTGAACATCTCTATGCCTATGCTGAGCAAATTCTTAAACTATCAGATGAAGCTAAAGATTTAATTTCTAGTTCCCTCATTCCCAAAGGATCTCTTACCATTTGTACAGCAGAATCTCTATGCACACATCGTTTACCTGAAGTTTTCAAGACCTTTCGTGCCCGTTATCCCAACGTAGAAATCGATATTCGCTTTGATGCCTGTAGCGAATATCGAACTCATCTGAGAAAAAACACGATTGATATCGTCTTATTCCTAGATGTACCATTTAACGAAGCAGATCTTGTTACTCACATACTTTTCGAAGAACCTATGGCAGTTATCGCAGCACCAAACCATCCCTTAGCTAAAAAAACTCAGGTTCTACCGCAGGATATAAATGGTCAAGCACTTGTCTTGACTGACTTGGGATGTAGCTATCGTCGAATCTTTGAAAGTATTCTCGCACAAGCTGGTGCAAAACCAGCATCTATATTGACATTCAGTGGCAATGAAGTAATCAAGAAATTTGTTAGTGACGGCTGGGGAATCGGTTTTTTACCGCAAGTGGCGGTTAAGCAAGAAATCATATCCCAACAATTAATAGAATTGCCTTGGGCCGGTACACCGTTTAATATTCAAACTCAACTAATCTATCATAAAGATAAATGGATTTCTCCCGCCCTACGAGCTTTTATTGATATAACTCTTACAACTTTTAAAAATAGGTAG
- a CDS encoding MDR family MFS transporter produces the protein MRNGSPRRTLLVGLFLALFFSSLDQTVVGTAMPRIIGELGGLSIMTWVTTAYMLTSTTIVPIAGKLADIYGRRIIYVTGLLLFMIGSALCGTSSTMLQLILFRALQGIGGGIMMPLAMTIVGDIFPPEERGKWQGLMGALFGLSSVVGPTIGGWIVDYSSWKWVFYINLPIGILATITIYLGLRGEKRLTDKVAIDYAGIITLIIGTVSLLLGLNLGGTQYPWLSWQILGLVGLSLLSWLLFVALEKRATDPVLSLDLFKNRIFAITNIVGFLMGLGMFGSLMFLPLFLQGVLGISATGSGNTMLPMMISLMLTSIVAGRFATKVSFRSFYILGMALMALGFYLLSTMNVFTTQRTAIYYIVILGVGMGTIMPIVTIAVQSAFGAEQRGVATSATQFFRSIGGTLGMTILGSIFNGYSKNIMEKEFFPSLQNGSVLLGPLTPMFEKAHTEPLSLFNVLLSPDTVAMIPPNLLGILLPPLKTALADSLHIVFWVAMFISVIGIVISLLMGDARLGKKSDRTLIEEAGVTLFTEGITPEVEISAELVPDLIGNEKKSQK, from the coding sequence ATGAGAAATGGGTCTCCACGTAGAACGCTGTTAGTAGGATTATTTCTAGCCTTATTTTTTTCTTCACTGGATCAAACTGTAGTCGGAACAGCTATGCCAAGGATTATCGGTGAGCTTGGTGGACTCAGCATAATGACCTGGGTAACAACAGCATATATGCTTACCTCGACAACAATTGTCCCTATCGCAGGTAAACTTGCAGATATATATGGCCGTCGAATTATTTATGTAACAGGTTTACTGCTGTTTATGATCGGATCTGCCCTATGTGGTACTAGTTCAACAATGCTGCAGCTAATTTTATTCCGAGCACTTCAGGGAATCGGCGGAGGTATCATGATGCCACTCGCAATGACGATTGTCGGTGATATCTTCCCTCCTGAAGAACGTGGTAAATGGCAAGGCCTTATGGGTGCTTTATTTGGATTGTCATCTGTAGTTGGGCCAACGATAGGAGGATGGATCGTAGATTACTCTTCTTGGAAATGGGTATTCTATATTAACTTACCGATAGGAATTCTTGCAACAATTACAATCTATCTTGGTTTACGTGGAGAAAAACGCCTAACAGACAAAGTCGCCATTGATTATGCAGGAATCATTACTTTAATTATAGGCACTGTCAGCCTACTTTTAGGGTTAAATCTCGGAGGCACACAGTATCCATGGCTATCATGGCAAATCCTAGGGTTAGTAGGACTTTCATTACTATCTTGGTTGTTGTTTGTTGCTTTGGAGAAAAGAGCTACCGATCCTGTATTAAGTTTGGATTTGTTTAAAAATAGGATTTTTGCAATTACTAATATAGTCGGTTTCCTCATGGGACTAGGAATGTTTGGTTCTTTAATGTTTTTACCTCTTTTTCTTCAGGGAGTCCTTGGGATAAGTGCCACAGGTTCTGGGAATACCATGTTACCCATGATGATCTCTTTAATGCTAACCAGCATAGTAGCCGGACGTTTCGCAACTAAAGTAAGTTTCCGGTCTTTCTACATACTTGGGATGGCACTAATGGCGTTAGGATTTTATCTCTTGAGTACAATGAACGTATTCACTACACAACGAACAGCGATTTATTATATAGTGATTCTTGGTGTTGGAATGGGTACTATTATGCCTATAGTTACAATTGCTGTACAAAGTGCCTTTGGAGCTGAGCAACGTGGAGTGGCAACTTCTGCTACTCAATTCTTCCGTAGCATTGGCGGTACTCTTGGCATGACTATATTAGGTTCCATCTTTAATGGCTACTCAAAAAATATCATGGAAAAAGAATTTTTCCCAAGCTTACAAAATGGTTCTGTACTATTAGGACCACTCACACCGATGTTTGAAAAGGCTCATACTGAGCCTTTGAGTTTATTTAATGTACTATTAAGTCCAGATACTGTTGCTATGATTCCACCTAACCTGCTGGGAATTTTGCTTCCACCACTTAAAACAGCGCTAGCCGATTCCCTTCATATAGTCTTTTGGGTTGCCATGTTTATATCGGTTATTGGTATTGTTATTAGCTTGCTAATGGGAGATGCCAGACTTGGAAAAAAAAGCGATAGAACTCTTATTGAAGAAGCCGGAGTTACTTTATTCACTGAAGGAATTACTCCAGAAGTAGAAATATCAGCCGAATTGGTACCCGATTTAATAGGAAATGAAAAAAAGTCTCAAAAATGA